In the Candidatus Binatia bacterium genome, ATCATGAAACCCAGTCGTTGGTAGAACGGTAGTGCTCGGAGCTGGGCATGAACAATCACGCGGCGCACAGAGTGTGCCACGCAGTGGTTGCAGAGGAAGTCTACGAGCGCAGCACCAACTCCGCGACCTCTATGTACCGGGAGAACCGCGATCCGTCCGAGGCGGGCCGTCTCACCACGGAGCAGCGCCCGAGCCGTCCCGACGGGCTCGTCCTTTCGCAACGCCAGCACGTGGACCGCAACAAAATCCTCCAAATCGAACTCAGCAGACAAGGGAATCCCTTGTTCCTCGACGAACACGGCCACACGAATCGCCGCCGCCTGTGCCCGGCG is a window encoding:
- a CDS encoding GNAT family N-acetyltransferase produces the protein MPSAEKAPDDLKIVVADSAQRRAQAAAIRVAVFVEEQGIPLSAEFDLEDFVAVHVLALRKDEPVGTARALLRGETARLGRIAVLPVHRGRGVGAALVDFLCNHCVAHSVRRVIVHAQLRALPFYQRLGFMITSSVFAEDGIAHCRMERTL